The window AACCACTTGTAGCAATAGTAATACTGAACTGGAACGGTAAAAAACACCTCGAGCAATTCCTGCCCTCTGTGACCGCAACTACCTATGCCAATGCGCAGGTGGTGGTGGCAGACAATGCTTCAACAGATGATTCCATCGCATTCCTGGCGCAACGCTACCCTGATATAAGGGTAATAAGGCTGGATAAGAATTATGGATTCGCCAAGGGATACAACGAGGCACTTAAACAGGTAAAGGCTGATTATTATGTGTTGTTGAACTCCGATGTAGAAGTGGAGGCATCCTGGCTGGAGCCTGTCATTGGCATGATGCAATCAGACCGGGAAATTGGCGCCTGCCAACCCAAGATCAGGATGTATGCAGATAAGTCATCATTTGAATACGCCGGCGCCTGCGGTGGGTGGCTGGATAGTCTCGGTTACCCATTTGCGAGGGGTAGGGTTTTTGATTATTGCGAAAAGGACCAGGGACAATACGACGATGTCGCGCCGATCTTCTGGGCTTCTGGCGCAGCC is drawn from Flavihumibacter rivuli and contains these coding sequences:
- a CDS encoding glycosyltransferase family 2 protein; the protein is MQPLVAIVILNWNGKKHLEQFLPSVTATTYANAQVVVADNASTDDSIAFLAQRYPDIRVIRLDKNYGFAKGYNEALKQVKADYYVLLNSDVEVEASWLEPVIGMMQSDREIGACQPKIRMYADKSSFEYAGACGGWLDSLGYPFARGRVFDYCEKDQGQYDDVAPIFWASGAALVVRAGLYHELGGLDEFFFAHQEEIDFCWRMQLAGYKVMACPASVVYHVGGGTLPKGNEWKVFLNFRNNLIMLAKNLPLYQSLYKIPIRFFLDAISAWKSLFEGQAIYFKAILEAHVGFIGWVLIRHKQSVFPVSRKGKVNGWYSGSVVWQHFVKGKKHFSEIVHEKK